In the genome of Arthrobacter sp. PAMC25284, the window CGCCGAGACGTTCCAGGCGCACAACGATGGCTGCGACCTCGGAGCGATTAAGAGCCTGAGGTGGCAGCGCCATGAATCGTCCACTACTTCGCGTCAGCGCAGCCATCGGGGTCGTTATCTTGCTTGCCGGGTGTTCAACTCCCAACGGGCTGGCAGCGTTCCAGCGCGCTACCACCACCGAGGACCACTTGCTGCCCGGAATCGAACTTCCGGATAAGCCCGGGCTGGAAAAGGTTCGGCTCCTCGCGGACGTCGACGGTGTTCGGTACTACGCAGCTCAGGCGGAGAGTAGGGCGCTGACTTGCTTAGTGAAGGTTCCCAACGCCGAAGTCGGGACTTTAGCCGCGGGATCTGCAAACTCATTGGGGACAGGCCAGATCATCACTATTTCGGGAATGGACGGTACGGCAGCAACGTTGGTCGCTGACGGTTTTGAGACGGGGGAACTCGAAGCTCAGGGGTGGCGCAAGATCCACCAAAACGTCCTTTTTGGGCTCCGATAGAACGAAACGCACTTTGTCCGCCAGTCCGGCTACACTGATTGGATCGAACATATATTCGAATAAAGGTGTGTCGTGGGCGTTATTGTCGGTCCCCGGGTTATAGACGCGGGCTTGTCGTTGTTGTCGGTGCTGATCTCCCCGGTCCCGGTCGCGGCCGGGTATCCGTCACCGGCCCAGGACTACTTCGATGGGCGGATAGATCTGAACGAGCACCTGATCAAGGACATCACGTCCACCTATGTGGTCAGGGTTTCCGGGGATTCCATGGAAGGTGCCGGCATCAGCGACGGCGACGAACTGATCGTGAACCGGGCGCTGGAACCTCGTGACGGCAGTGTTGTCGTGGCGGTCCTGGATGGGGAGCTGACTATCAAGCGGCTCAGGATCACGGAAACCGGCGTTGTGCTGCAGGCGGAGAATCCGGGGTACCCGGACATCCGGGTCCCGTCCGTGTCGGATCTTGTCATCTGGGGCGTCGCGACCCGCTGCCTGCACCACGTCTGAGGAACCCCATGTCTAAGCCCCCCGTGATGCGGCGGATGTCGCAGATCGCGCTCGTGGATGTGAACTGCTTCTACGCCTCGGCCGAACGGGCCTTCAACCCTTCGCTGGAAGGCCGGCCCGTCGTCGTGCTGTCCAATAACGACGGCTGCGCCGTCACCCGGTCCCCCGAGGCCAAAGCCCTCGGCATCCCCATGGGTGAGCCCTGGTTCAAACTTGCCCCGCGGGCCAGGGAGTGGGGGCTGGTCGCGCTGTCGAGCAACTACGAGCTCTACGGGGACCTTAGCGCCCGGGTAATGGAGCTGCTGGGCCGGTACTCGGCGTGGCTGGAGGTCTACAGCATCGACGAGGCCTTCCTCGGCGTCAAAGGCACCCCGGAAGAACTCCTGGCACTGGGACGGACCATGAAGAAGACCGTTCGCCGAAACATTGGGGTCCCTGTCTGTGTGGGGATTGCCGGGACGAAGACCCTGGCGAAACTGGCCAACAAATGGGCCAAGAACAACCCGTCCTTCGACGGCGTCTGCCACTGGGACTCGGTCCCGGCCGCCCACAGGGAATCCCTGATGCGCCGCCTGTCCGTGGTTGAGATCTGGAGTGTCGCGACCCGTTTGACCAAACGGCTCACCGCCCTGGGCATCCACTCCATCCTGGACCTGGCCCGCGCTGATCCGGTCATGATCCGGGACCGCTTCTCTGTTGTCATGATGCGCACCGTCCTGGAACTGCAGGGCACCCCCTGCATCCCCATGGAAGAGGAACGCATCGGCCGGGAGCAGCTCATCTTCTCCCGCTCCTTCGCCACCCCCATCACCACCGCCGCCGGAATCCGGCAGGTTATGAGCGTTTACGGCCAGCAGGCCCTCAGCCCGGCTGGCCAAACACGGGCTTCAGGCCAAAGTCCTCACCGCCTTCGCCGGCACCTCACACTTCAACCCGAAAGACACCTCGTACCCCTCGGTGTGCGTGCCACTGCCGATGCCCACTGCGGACCCGGTCCTGCTCACCCGGGCCGCACACGCCCTCCTGCCCCTCATCCACGCGGGCGTCCGGTACGCCAGGGCGGGGATCATGGTCACCGACCTGCGGCCCACCGGCAACCAGTCACCCCTCGCCCCATT includes:
- a CDS encoding LexA family transcriptional regulator, producing the protein MGVIVGPRVIDAGLSLLSVLISPVPVAAGYPSPAQDYFDGRIDLNEHLIKDITSTYVVRVSGDSMEGAGISDGDELIVNRALEPRDGSVVVAVLDGELTIKRLRITETGVVLQAENPGYPDIRVPSVSDLVIWGVATRCLHHV